The following coding sequences lie in one Thermodesulfobacteriota bacterium genomic window:
- a CDS encoding type IV conjugative transfer system protein TraE, giving the protein MRAAKFLDEKSNLTSQNRLLQFAVVALVLAEAVQGVATVRALRYQRTILLPASLNHQVEFVGDRASPEYVREFARYAVGLALNVTPATASGNFEELLTLYSPRAYGTGRKTFYAMARDIEGAKVSGVFYPLKIRPEEARGRIEIEGHRKLYTDDLLVESARRTYVLRYELVDGRFQILGLVEKAEEAELEAAIQQPAPGEKEETTE; this is encoded by the coding sequence ATGAGGGCCGCGAAGTTTCTCGACGAGAAGAGCAACCTCACCTCCCAGAACCGGCTCCTCCAGTTCGCGGTGGTGGCGCTGGTCCTGGCCGAGGCGGTGCAGGGGGTGGCCACGGTCCGGGCGCTTCGCTACCAGCGGACGATCCTCCTCCCCGCGTCCCTCAACCACCAGGTCGAGTTCGTCGGGGACCGGGCGAGCCCGGAGTACGTGCGGGAGTTCGCGCGCTACGCCGTGGGCCTGGCGCTCAACGTCACCCCTGCCACGGCGAGCGGCAACTTCGAGGAACTCCTCACCCTCTACTCCCCGCGAGCCTACGGGACCGGGCGGAAGACCTTCTACGCCATGGCCCGGGACATCGAGGGCGCCAAGGTCTCCGGGGTCTTCTACCCCCTGAAGATCCGCCCCGAGGAGGCTCGGGGCCGGATCGAGATCGAGGGGCACCGCAAGCTCTACACCGACGACCTCCTCGTGGAGAGCGCCCGGCGGACCTACGTGCTCCGCTACGAGCTCGTGGACGGCCGCTTCCAGATCCTCGGGCTCGTGGAGAAGGCGGAGGAGGCGGAGCTGGAGGCAGCCATCCAACAGCCGGCGCCCGGCGAGAAGGAGGAGACCACCGAATGA